The following proteins come from a genomic window of Palaemon carinicauda isolate YSFRI2023 chromosome 12, ASM3689809v2, whole genome shotgun sequence:
- the LOC137650728 gene encoding uncharacterized protein, with product MKYGPEFMALPLEVWPISQSVNCELPDRIHVNLAQYSVHEETIIDASKFNNYNMLIAVTARIFNIVKVKSFKGVLKKLEPRSLKEAERFWIMQAQKSLPENWKKCFQRLGPFQAEDGTIMETDAKVEGQRMGQISDERMSPCPAFYHTAVDIFGHFQIKDNKITAVHGYPDTVHSDLGSQLVSASKELKSDNNWNIHEITEFGAKEGLKWKFNRSADAAWQNGVSEALIKSVKRSLSMLIGTTILTFSDLQTTFFEIANLMNERPIGIKPGMDVELGTYLCPNDLLLGRASNKVPSGSWSTSGDTKKRLNFIQNVVDTFWRKWQRDYFPTLIVRQKWHTDKRNVQPGDIVLIKDTNVVRGKWKMGQVVDTETGRDNKVRDVSIRYKIQRPGKYKGQSDTVIKRSVHKLVIRVTCVTDYITVLTDYVTGLTD from the exons ATGAAATATGGTCCAGAGTTCATGGCTCTTCCTTTAGAAGTGTGGCCTATCAGTCAATCGGTGAATTGTGAGTTACCTGATAGAATTCATGTTAATCTTGCACAATACTCTGTTCATGAAGAAACCATTATTGATGCGTCGAAATTCAACAACTATAATATGTTAATTGCAGTCACTGCTAGGATATTTAACATTGTTAAGGTGAAATCTTTTAAGGGTGTTCTAAAGAAACTTGAACCTAGATCACTTAAGGAAGCTGAGAGGTTTtggattatgcaagcacaaaaaagtCTTCCTGAGAACTGGAAAAAATGTTTTCAAAGATTAGGACCATTTCAAGCTGAAGATGGTACAATTATG GAAACTGATGCCAAAGTTGAAGGTCAAAGAATGGGTCAGATTTCTGATGAAAGAATGAGTCCTTGTCCAGCATTCTATCACACTGCTGTggatatttttggacattttcaaatcaaagataat AAGATTACAGCGGTTCATGGCTATCCTGATACTGTACACTCTGACTTAGGCTCACAATTGGTATCAGCAAGTAAAGAACTTAAGAGTGATAACAACTGGAACATACACGAGATCACTGAATTTGGAGCAAAGGAaggcttgaaatggaaatttaatcggTCTGCAGATGCTGCATGGCAGAATGGGGTAAGTGAGGCCTTAATTAAGTCTGTAAAAAGGTCTCTGTCAATGCTCATAGGAACTACCATCTTAACATTTAGTGATTTGCAGACAACATTTTTTGAAATAGCAAACTTAATGAATGAAAGGCCTATTGGAATAAAACCTGGTATGGATGTAGAATTAGGAACATATTTGTGTCCGAACGATTTACTTTTGGGTAGAGCAAGTAATAAAGTACCATCTGGTTCATGGTCTACATCAGGTGACACCAAGAAAAggttgaactttatacaaaatgttgtcgACACCTTTTGGCGTAAGTGGCAGAGAGATTATTTCCCTACACTCATTGTAAGGCAAAAATGGCACACAGATAAAAGAAATGTACAACCTGGTGATATTGTTCTGATTAAAGACACAAATGTTGtgcgaggaaaatggaaaatggggcaggttgtagatacagaaacaggcagagacaataaggtgagagatgtaagcattagatacaaaatacaaagaccAGGAAAATATAAGGGACAAAGTGACACAGTTATCAAGAGATCGGTTCACAAGTTGGTG
- the LOC137650729 gene encoding uncharacterized protein, with amino-acid sequence MGVIFFDSSTNAYGAVAYARWELESGAFESRLIVAKSRIAPSRQLSIPRLELCGAVIACRMRKAIEDEMTYKFSSVMHVTDSSIVRAQIQKESYGFGTFVATRIAEVQSKK; translated from the exons ATGGGTGTCATATTTTT TGATAGTTCAACAAATGCTTATGGTGCTGTTGCATATGCTAGGTGGGAGTTAGAGTCTGGTGCATTTGAGAGCAGGCTCATTGTGGCAAAGAGTAGGATAGCCCCTAGTAGACAGTTATCTATTCCAAGGCTTGAATTGTGTGGAGCTGTTATAGCGTGCAGGATGCGTAAAGCCATTgaagatgaaatgacatataaatttaGTTCGGTAATGCACGTAACAGATTCCTCCATTGTTAGAGCACAAATCCAAAAGGAATCTTATGGCTTTGGAACTTTCGTAGCCACTAGAATAGCAGAAGTTCAATCAAAAAAGTGA
- the LOC137650730 gene encoding uncharacterized protein, with the protein MTGKGKNGSSTGENDSARMSLEAQKKAKQRRGTAKAKLTRKLDKFHEYMLDQMALEILEERYESVVKAYDEVELANEQYCNLLDENCDAQLIEEANVYIKALEDRKCAAHVIFVKVKDEMQVKKVLKVKPIDVPRFHGDVRDYSNFKRDFFRLMQSNYGKDPFVLRQCLSGEALDTVRGADHDFDKMFERLDETFGNSRTIIDVVVEDIRSIKPISEGDSESFIRMVDKIEQCYLYLDQMSLASELNTANMTSQIEKLLPPTQKREWVKLAECVGNRDLFGKLLEYLLSEKKSMKYLNANIRSNNNIKAKVNYTCTYEDQRSTKQGRESDVMERIAGLENAITNITDLFTKITEENAERNRNKISDNTRLHRCWYHGSDGHDILDCTTFQNLSINDRMESVKKKGICFNCLKGVHIARKCLKKSRCNTVDVNNESCGKLHHTIIHEGFITGNSFVSLKRNGVLFMVNKIKCGNQELQTLFDSGADITMIRNDVAKALGLKGKCVRLAVTKLGDKTVTYSSKEYDLVLTDKDGNDVNVTAYGIDDITSQVGKVDLSKVKHLFKGVNVCALDRPYGKIDLLIGSDYCSLIPTVKETVAENLQLRGITVWNVCVWQSSDIVTLSVFRSNPGISINHVSSTISDYDISVEPVIDITAQINDFFTIEHLGTDCNPRCGSCRCGKCATGNGNYSIKEEKELALIESGLMYYPDRKEWSAKFPWTKDPKLLQNNVSVAVARLKGTEKRLMKLGSDYAQAYNDQILDMTKRNVIRKLSDEEVKNYVGPVTYIQHHEVLKPGSVSTPLRIVFDSSAKYMGQSLNSFWAKGPNILNSMFGILLRFREKAIGIAGDISKMYNCIKLPELEQHVHRFVWRNLQSNRKPDHYVMTCMGFGDRPSGIIAMLALRNTAELSVKDFPEASRVIMTNSYVDDIIHSVESKAEAFSLIRDIENVLSKGSFKIKRWTITGDNEHSDFEVSQNSNERILGLNWQCNKDVFYFKTKLNFSPKYKGVRTEPDLKKLNFVENIPSVLTKRVVVSQMCSVYDPLGFLLPFTLKAKILLRDTVKCDFKLGWDDPLPSI; encoded by the coding sequence ATGACAGGTAAAGGGAAAAACGGCAGCTCCACGGGGGAAAATGATAGTGCTAGGATGTCACTGGAAGCACAGAAGAAGGCCAAACAGCGGAGGGGAACCGCAAAGGCAAAACTAACACGTAAGCTTGATAAGTTTCATGAGTATATGTTAGATCAAATGGCAttagaaattttagaagaaagataCGAGAGTGTTGTTAAGGCTTATGATGAAGTTGAACTAGCTAATGAACAGTATTGCAATTTATTAGATGAGAACTGTGATGCTCAATTGATAGAGGAGGCTAACGTTTATATCAAAGCATTAGAAGATAGAAAGTGTGCAGCTCATGTGATATTTGTGAAAGTTAAAGACGAAATGCAGgtgaaaaaagttttaaaagtaaaaccGATTGATGTGCCCAGGTTTCACGGAGATGTGAGAGATTATagcaatttcaagagagatttttttAGACTAATGCAATCAAATTATGGGAAAGATCCCTTTGTGCTAAGACAGTGTCTCTCAGGAGAGGCCTTGGATACAGTTCGTGGTGCAGATCATGACTTCGATAAAATGTTTGAGCGATTAGATGAAACTTTTGGGAACAGCAGAACCATTATTGATGTAGTAGTAGAGGACATAAGGTCAATTAAACCTATTTCCGAAGGGGATAGTGAGAGTTTCATTAGGATGGTTGATAAGATTGAGCAATGCTATCTTTACTTAGACCAAATGAGTTTGGCTTCAGAATTAAATACTGCTAACATGACTagccagatagaaaaactattaccaCCTACTCAGAAGCGTGAATGGGTTAAGTTAGCAGAGTGTGTAGGTAATCGTGACCTATTCGGAAAGTTGTTGGAATACCTTTTGAgtgaaaagaaatcaatgaaatatcttaatgctaatattagaagcaataataatattaaggctaaAGTGAATTATACCTGCACTTATGAAGATCAGCGTAGTACAAAGCAAGGAAGAGAGTCAGATGTAATGGAAAGGATAGCAGGACTTGAAAATGCTATTACAAATATCACTGACCTtttcactaaaattacagaagaaaatgctgaacggaacaggaataagatcagtgacaacacaaGGCTGCATAGGTGCTGGTATCATGGCTCAGATGGACATGATATCTTAGACTGTACAACTTTCCAGAACTTGAGTATCAATGACAGAATGGAGAGtgtaaagaagaaaggtatttgcTTTAATTGCCTTAAAGGTGTTCACATAGCAAGAAAATGTCTAAAGAAGTCCAGATGTAATACTGTAGATGTTAACAATGAATCTTGTGGGAAACTTCATCATACTATTATACATGAGGGATTCATAACAGGAAATTCCTTTGTAAGTCTGAAAAGAAACGGTGTTTTATTTATGGTTAACAAGATCAAGTGTGGTAATCAAGAGTTACAAACTTTATTTGATTCGGGAGCTGATATAACAATGATCAGAAATGATGTGGCTAAGGCATTGGGACTGAAAGGAAAATGTGTTAGATTAGCTGTGACTAAATTGGGCGACAAAACTGTGACATACAGTAGTAAAGAGTATGATCTGGTTTTAACCGACAAGGATGGGAATGATGTCAATGTTACTGCTTATGGAATCGATGACATTACATCTCAAGTCGGTAAGGTAGATTTATCAAAAGTGAAACATTTATTCAAGGGTGTTAATGTATGTGCATTAGATAGACCTTATGGGAAAATAGATCTCCTAATTGGCTCTGATTATTGCTCTTTAATTCCAACAGTTAAGGAAACTGTGGCTGAAAATTTACAGCTCAGGGGAATCACAGTTTGGAATGTGTGTGTATGGCAGTCATCCGACATTGTTACCTTATCAGTGTTTAGGAGTAATCCAGGAATTAGCATTAATCATGTTTCCAGTACAATATCCGACTATGATATATCTGTAGAACCCGTAATTGATATTACAGCACAGATAAATGATTTCTTCACCATTGAACACTTAGGAACTGATTGTAATCCCAGATGTGGTAGTTGTCGTTGTGGGAAATGTGCAACAGGCAATGGCAATTATagtataaaagaggaaaaggagctGGCTCTTATTGAAAGTGGGTTGATGTATTACCCGGACAGAAAAGAATGGTCTGCTAAATTTCCATGGACTAAGGATCCCAAACTGTTGCAAAATAATGTATCTGTAGCTGTTGCTAGACTGAAAGGCAcagagaaaagattgatgaaactGGGTTCAGACTATGCTCAAGCTTATAATGACCAGATACTTGACATGACAAAGCGCAATGTAATTCGGAAGTTATCCGATGAAGAGGTTAAAAACTATGTTGGTCCTGTCACATACATTCAACATCATGAAGTGTTAAAACCAGGATCTGTATCAACCCCATTGAGAATTGTTTTTGATTCATCGGCAAAGTATATGGGCCAGTCTCTAAATAGTTTTTGGGCAAAGGGCCCTAATATTTTGAACTCTATGTTTGGTATATTACTAAGATTTCGTGAAAAGGCTATAGGCATAGCCGGTGAcataagcaaaatgtataattgcattaagcttccagaattagaacaacatgtacatagatttgtttggagaaatttgcaaagtaatcGCAAACCTGATCACTATGTAATGACATGCATGGGTTTCGGGGATAGGCCCTCAGGAATTATTGCAATGTTAGCTCTCAGAAATACTGCAGAATTGTCGGTAAAAGACTTCCCAGAAGCATCACGTGTGATAATGACTAATTCCTATGTAGATGACATAATCCATTCTGTTGAGAGTAAAGCTGAGGCATTTAGCCTAATTAGAGATATTGAAAATGTACTCTCTAAAGGCAGTTTTAAAATTAAACGATGGACCATTACTGGAGATAATGAGCAttctgattttgaagtgtcccagaatagtaatgaaagaatacttggccttaactggcaatgcaataaggatgtgttttattttaaaactaagttAAATTTCTCTCCAAAATATAAGGGTGTAAGAACAGAACCAGACTTAAAAAAGTTGAATTTCGTTGAAAATATACCTTCAGTTTTAACAAAAAGGGTTGTCGTCAGTCAGATGTGTTCTGTTTACGACCCACTGGGGTTTTTGCTTCCATTCACACTAAAAGCAAAGATTTTGCTACGAGACACTGTGAAATGTGACTTTAAATTAGGATGGGACGATCCCTTGCCTTCTATTTAA